A single region of the Chryseobacterium culicis genome encodes:
- a CDS encoding CCPGW family putative bacteriocin, with protein sequence MKNSKKLSRGEMKTVQGAIRGCNPQIFCTSPQTKCCPGWVCAGIRQYCIAV encoded by the coding sequence ATGAAAAATTCAAAAAAACTTTCAAGAGGAGAAATGAAAACTGTACAAGGTGCTATTAGAGGGTGTAATCCACAGATATTTTGTACCAGCCCACAAACAAAGTGCTGTCCAGGATGGGTTTGTGCTGGTATAAGACAATATTGTATAGCAGTATAA
- a CDS encoding acyltransferase family protein — MSTIHFIKKVIFARKKIQMQDITKNNFDFIRVLLAFIVFLGHLGTLSNSPDLKIFEYSPIEIAVFGFFAVSGFLIARSYERSSSLKSYLKKRIKRIVPAYLLVIFLCAILLSLVSTYSFTEYFSNTQVYKYLFWNSLFLNFKAPWLPGVFGNQAVNGALWTLKIEMCYYFAVPLLFLLFGKNNKYRNISLVILYFLSLVYLNYFESLNKISLAKQLPGTLSYFIPGMLIYFNFDQFIKHKNLIFIIALATVWIDLYLKIQLFSPMMIGAIVMYIAYSFKFLNNFGKYGDFTYGIYIFHFPIIRTFQTLGLFEDYNPFVMALVCMLVVIAVGVSSWHLYEKRFL; from the coding sequence ATGAGCACCATTCATTTTATTAAAAAAGTTATTTTTGCAAGAAAGAAAATACAAATGCAGGATATTACGAAAAACAATTTTGATTTTATACGCGTTCTCCTTGCCTTTATTGTCTTCCTCGGACATCTTGGCACCCTCAGTAATTCTCCTGATCTTAAAATTTTTGAGTACAGCCCTATAGAAATTGCCGTTTTCGGCTTCTTTGCAGTCAGCGGATTTCTTATAGCAAGGAGTTATGAAAGGTCTTCAAGCCTGAAAAGTTATTTAAAAAAGAGAATCAAAAGAATTGTTCCCGCTTACTTATTGGTTATTTTTTTATGTGCTATTTTATTAAGTTTGGTAAGTACTTATTCTTTCACTGAATATTTTAGCAATACACAAGTTTACAAATACCTTTTCTGGAATTCATTATTTTTAAATTTCAAAGCACCCTGGCTTCCCGGAGTTTTTGGAAATCAAGCTGTAAATGGCGCTCTTTGGACACTGAAAATAGAGATGTGCTACTATTTTGCTGTCCCTTTGTTGTTTTTACTTTTTGGAAAGAATAATAAATACAGAAATATAAGTTTAGTTATTTTATACTTTTTGTCCCTTGTTTATTTAAATTATTTTGAGTCATTAAATAAAATTTCACTTGCCAAGCAGCTTCCCGGAACATTATCTTATTTTATCCCAGGAATGCTGATTTACTTTAATTTCGATCAATTTATCAAACATAAAAATCTCATTTTTATCATCGCTCTTGCTACCGTTTGGATTGATTTATATTTAAAAATTCAGCTTTTTTCTCCAATGATGATTGGTGCTATCGTTATGTATATTGCCTATTCATTCAAATTCTTAAATAATTTCGGAAAATATGGTGATTTCACCTACGGAATTTACATTTTCCACTTCCCAATTATCAGAACTTTCCAGACCTTAGGATTGTTTGAGGATTACAATCCGTTTGTAATGGCTCTGGTATGCATGTTGGTAGTTATTGCTGTAGGGGTAAGCTCGTGGCACCTTTATGAAAAAAGATTTTTATAA
- a CDS encoding C40 family peptidase, with product MNKGICIVTVAPVRAENSDRAEIVTEILFGESADILEVDKNWTKIKMHYDGYEGWMDTKQLKPVTDEELANRKVTVVTEDFSSVLMNDGKTLLSMGSEVEFPVVASRRSHDVRESIALTAKEFLNVPYLWGGKSFFAVDCSGFTQLVYKIHNIKIPRDASQQAEVGEPLTFIEETQPGDLAFFENAEGKIIHVGIMLENQKIIHASGKVRIDTLDSTGIFNKEMNKHTHKLRVLKSVI from the coding sequence ATGAATAAAGGAATTTGTATTGTTACAGTGGCACCCGTTCGTGCAGAAAATTCTGACAGAGCTGAAATTGTTACGGAAATATTGTTTGGTGAAAGTGCAGATATTTTGGAAGTAGATAAAAACTGGACCAAAATAAAAATGCACTATGATGGCTATGAAGGATGGATGGATACCAAACAGCTGAAACCAGTGACAGATGAAGAACTAGCCAATAGAAAAGTGACTGTTGTTACCGAAGATTTTTCTTCTGTACTCATGAACGATGGGAAAACTTTACTTTCTATGGGATCAGAAGTAGAGTTTCCGGTGGTTGCTTCCAGAAGAAGTCATGATGTGCGTGAAAGTATTGCATTGACGGCGAAAGAATTCCTTAATGTACCTTATCTGTGGGGTGGCAAAAGCTTTTTTGCAGTAGACTGCTCCGGATTTACCCAACTGGTTTATAAAATCCATAATATTAAAATACCGAGAGATGCATCACAGCAGGCTGAGGTGGGAGAACCACTTACTTTCATAGAAGAAACACAGCCGGGAGATCTTGCTTTCTTTGAAAATGCAGAAGGAAAAATTATTCACGTAGGAATTATGCTGGAGAATCAAAAGATCATCCATGCTTCGGGAAAAGTAAGAATTGATACACTGGATTCTACCGGGATTTTTAATAAAGAAATGAATAAACACACTCATAAACTGAGAGTGCTGAAAAGTGTAATCTAA
- a CDS encoding 3-deoxy-D-manno-octulosonic acid transferase: protein MAFLYNIFIGFLTFGMKVFALINDKTKKGVEGRKESLSKVKSAFSKTDKVIWMHAASLGEYEQGLPVLEKLKENFPQHKVLVTFFSPSGYENVIKKKHIADAICYLPFDKKSTVKEFIAQFNTELFFTVKYDYWYNLLAELKNQGVKVYVISALFYERQSFFTSYGKWFVKQLQKNVDWFFHQTQFSLALAKSVGLIKSSVTGDTRFDRVKQLRERDNHIDFIADFKGERKVVVFGSSWQAEEKIAEVISRKNNTVKLIIAPHDLKRVEHLKNIFPDALLYSEIQRSQPSTFSSQIMIIDSIGLLSKLYSYADVAVVGGGFHDAGLHNILEAATFSVPVIFGNHYKKNPEADDLISANGGKAFPDEYTAAEFVLFLINEENREELISMSQNAGRFVDEKPDSTRMILQKILS, encoded by the coding sequence ATGGCTTTTCTCTACAATATATTTATAGGTTTCCTTACTTTCGGAATGAAGGTTTTTGCATTGATTAATGATAAAACTAAAAAAGGCGTTGAAGGAAGAAAGGAATCTTTAAGTAAAGTGAAATCTGCATTTTCAAAAACCGATAAAGTGATTTGGATGCATGCAGCAAGTCTGGGCGAATATGAACAGGGATTACCTGTGCTGGAGAAGCTTAAAGAAAATTTTCCTCAACACAAAGTTCTGGTGACTTTCTTTTCACCATCAGGATATGAGAATGTCATTAAAAAGAAACATATTGCAGATGCTATCTGTTATTTACCTTTCGATAAAAAAAGTACGGTAAAAGAATTTATAGCCCAGTTTAATACTGAACTATTTTTTACGGTTAAGTATGATTATTGGTACAATCTTCTTGCTGAGCTGAAAAATCAAGGAGTGAAGGTTTATGTGATTTCTGCATTGTTTTATGAAAGACAATCTTTCTTTACCTCCTATGGGAAATGGTTTGTAAAGCAGCTTCAGAAAAATGTAGACTGGTTTTTTCATCAGACTCAGTTTTCATTGGCTTTGGCGAAAAGTGTAGGGTTGATAAAATCTTCTGTAACGGGAGATACAAGATTTGACAGAGTGAAACAGCTTCGCGAAAGGGATAATCATATAGATTTCATTGCAGACTTTAAAGGAGAGCGTAAAGTAGTTGTTTTTGGAAGTTCATGGCAGGCAGAAGAGAAAATAGCAGAAGTCATTTCCCGAAAAAATAACACGGTGAAACTTATTATAGCACCTCACGATCTGAAAAGAGTAGAGCATTTGAAAAATATATTTCCGGATGCTTTACTGTACAGCGAAATACAACGCTCCCAACCTTCAACTTTCAGTTCTCAGATTATGATTATAGACAGCATTGGTCTATTGTCAAAACTATACTCTTATGCAGATGTAGCGGTTGTAGGCGGAGGTTTTCATGATGCCGGACTTCATAATATTCTGGAGGCAGCAACCTTTAGCGTTCCTGTCATTTTTGGGAATCATTACAAAAAAAATCCGGAGGCTGACGATCTGATCTCTGCTAATGGTGGAAAGGCCTTTCCTGACGAATATACAGCCGCAGAATTTGTTTTATTTCTTATCAATGAAGAGAACAGAGAAGAACTTATCTCGATGTCTCAAAATGCCGGAAGATTTGTTGATGAGAAACCTGATTCTACCAGAATGATTCTTCAGAAAATTTTATCTTAA
- a CDS encoding lipocalin family protein, protein MKKLALLFAGLSLFVAATGCSDDNDTVLEAPLVGTWQPLKEVVTTVEVGEDPVSNTITYTDCQKQTRWWFSPDSKGGKTNWGDTATPGQCAILSDIKFNYTYNKEGKDVQMKIQGIVEPQNAKVITLDANTLNLAVREETQDPTIFQTRTYTFKRVPQ, encoded by the coding sequence ATGAAGAAATTAGCATTACTATTTGCAGGTTTGTCTTTGTTTGTTGCAGCTACTGGCTGTAGTGATGACAATGATACTGTTCTGGAAGCTCCTCTTGTTGGGACATGGCAACCGTTAAAAGAAGTAGTTACCACTGTAGAAGTTGGTGAAGACCCGGTTTCTAACACGATTACTTATACTGACTGTCAGAAACAGACAAGATGGTGGTTCAGCCCTGATTCCAAAGGAGGGAAAACGAACTGGGGAGATACTGCTACACCTGGTCAGTGTGCTATTCTTTCAGATATAAAATTTAATTATACCTATAACAAGGAAGGAAAAGACGTTCAGATGAAAATTCAGGGAATAGTAGAACCGCAAAATGCAAAGGTTATTACTTTGGATGCCAATACGCTCAATCTTGCGGTAAGAGAAGAGACTCAGGATCCTACTATATTTCAAACAAGAACTTATACATTTAAAAGAGTTCCTCAATAA
- a CDS encoding deoxyuridine 5'-triphosphate nucleotidohydrolase, whose amino-acid sequence MEYSKEFKAALSAFSGPEKDKLIFRLLRKDKLLSKKLYFELIDPETTDDKRNSMEDHVEEQVLLASKYVGNAKYFLTIVRKISAEITEHVKITTDKFGEVSLNLLLINKVLENNSDLSRQRFDNVYKLYIYIINKVFKSLILIKKLDEDYWMEIDEYLRDTQNKLLENHYLQKLCINNGLDFNWLECDRIPDNIDQMMKDIKSQGFLR is encoded by the coding sequence ATGGAATATTCAAAAGAGTTCAAAGCCGCTCTGAGTGCTTTTTCCGGCCCCGAAAAGGACAAACTAATTTTCAGACTCCTGAGAAAGGATAAATTATTATCTAAAAAACTCTACTTCGAACTTATTGATCCGGAAACTACGGATGATAAGAGAAATTCCATGGAAGATCATGTGGAGGAACAGGTTCTTTTAGCATCAAAATATGTGGGAAATGCCAAATATTTTCTGACGATCGTTCGAAAAATAAGTGCTGAAATTACAGAACATGTAAAAATTACCACGGATAAATTCGGGGAAGTTTCTTTGAACCTTCTTCTCATCAATAAGGTATTGGAAAACAACAGTGACCTCAGCAGACAAAGATTCGACAATGTTTACAAGCTTTATATTTATATCATCAATAAAGTATTTAAATCTCTGATTCTGATAAAGAAACTGGATGAAGATTACTGGATGGAAATTGATGAATACCTTCGTGACACTCAGAATAAACTTTTAGAAAATCACTATCTTCAGAAACTTTGTATTAACAATGGCCTTGACTTCAATTGGCTGGAATGCGACAGGATTCCAGATAACATTGATCAGATGATGAAAGACATTAAAAGCCAGGGATTCTTAAGATAA
- a CDS encoding glycosyltransferase family 2 protein, whose product MKDLVSIITPCYNSAEFIEETIQSVLNQTYENWEWLITDDLSKDNTVEIIRKYNDPRIKLQVLEQNGGAGNARNKSLERADGRYIAFLDSDDLWYPEYLESMITFLQQNNAELAYCNYSRCDEYTMEPILKDFEADKIVTFSNLLKTCRLAPVSTIYDTKRVGKFFFPVKSKREDHVMWLNLLKVIPKGYPVKKTMAKYRMRENSVSRNKKNIIKDQYLVYKDFMGFSTVKSLYYTANWALNGFLKYSKIFN is encoded by the coding sequence ATGAAAGATCTTGTCTCCATTATCACTCCCTGTTATAATTCTGCAGAATTTATTGAGGAAACCATACAGTCTGTTCTTAACCAAACCTATGAAAACTGGGAATGGCTGATCACTGATGACCTTTCTAAAGATAATACGGTTGAGATCATCAGAAAATATAATGATCCTAGAATAAAACTGCAAGTATTGGAGCAAAATGGAGGAGCAGGAAATGCCCGAAATAAAAGTCTTGAAAGAGCTGATGGAAGATATATTGCGTTTCTCGATTCCGATGATTTGTGGTATCCCGAATACCTGGAAAGCATGATTACGTTTCTTCAGCAAAATAATGCAGAACTGGCGTATTGCAACTACTCAAGATGTGATGAATATACAATGGAACCGATTTTAAAAGATTTCGAAGCCGACAAAATTGTTACTTTTTCGAATTTACTTAAAACCTGCAGACTGGCTCCGGTTTCCACCATTTACGATACCAAAAGAGTCGGGAAATTTTTCTTTCCGGTAAAAAGTAAGCGTGAAGATCATGTCATGTGGCTGAATTTGTTGAAAGTAATTCCTAAAGGTTATCCGGTAAAAAAGACAATGGCCAAATACAGAATGCGTGAAAACAGTGTTTCCAGAAATAAAAAAAACATCATCAAAGATCAATATCTTGTCTATAAAGATTTCATGGGATTCTCAACAGTAAAATCATTGTATTATACGGCTAACTGGGCGTTAAACGGATTCCTGAAGTATTCTAAAATTTTCAATTAA
- a CDS encoding DUF1648 domain-containing protein, which translates to MENILFTIFDIFNFGLVVFLWWFTLKNYNTLPERIPVHFDMEGKADGFGGRIYAFLMPVLGLGLYALFVYGMRHPEDTNFPVEITAQNMNAQFLVMKIGLRILFLLLAVIFMNIQDYMFRSAVDDQAKPRITFATIFLFVVLFTPALLFIAHLFK; encoded by the coding sequence ATGGAAAATATTCTTTTTACAATTTTTGATATTTTTAATTTTGGATTAGTTGTTTTTCTGTGGTGGTTTACCCTGAAAAATTATAATACTTTGCCGGAGAGAATTCCTGTACATTTTGATATGGAAGGGAAAGCGGATGGATTTGGTGGAAGAATATATGCTTTTCTGATGCCTGTATTGGGTCTGGGATTATATGCTCTGTTTGTGTATGGTATGAGACATCCCGAAGACACTAATTTCCCTGTAGAGATTACAGCTCAGAATATGAATGCTCAGTTTTTAGTTATGAAAATTGGATTGAGAATTCTTTTTTTGCTACTGGCTGTGATTTTTATGAATATTCAGGACTATATGTTCAGATCTGCCGTTGATGATCAGGCTAAACCGAGAATTACATTTGCTACCATCTTTTTATTTGTTGTTTTATTTACGCCTGCATTACTTTTTATCGCCCATCTATTTAAATGA
- the leuS gene encoding leucine--tRNA ligase, producing the protein MFYDHQQIEKKWQKYWEENQTYKTSNNTDKPKFYVLDMFPYPSGAGLHVGHPLGYIASDIYARYKRHQGFNVLHPVGYDSFGLPAEQYAIQTGQHPAITTEQNINRYEEQLRKIGFSFDWSREVRTSDASYYKWTQWIFIQLYHSWYNKNTDKAEAIDSLIKHFEEKGTEGLHANQNDELNFTAEEWKIASDLDKEDILLNYRLAYRAETTVNWCPALGTVLANDEVKDGKSERGGFPVFQKKMMQWSMRISAYSERLLQGLSTLDWPQPLKDSQEYWIGKSQGAQVQFQVEGYDEIVEVFTTRPDTIFGATFMVLAPENPLVETITTDAQKVEVDTYIEETSKKTERDRMSDVKNVSGAFTGSYAINPFSNEKMPIYISDYVLMGYGTGAVMAVPAHDERDHRFAKKFNLEIKKVVETEEDVQEKSFDSKDSVCVNSDFLNGLNYNEAKSKIISEIETKGIGHGTTNYRQRDAIFSRQRYWGEPVPIYYKDGMPYTLPTSALPLELPEVEKYLPTEDGDPPLGNAKEFAWDEANQKVVATELVDDKTIFPLELSTMPGWAGSSWYFLRYMDPQNDGEFCAKNLSDYWGQVDLYIGGSEHATGHLLYSRFWNMFLKDRGYINHDEPFQKLINQGMILGMSAFVYRIDGTNQYVSKNLAKDYQTQQIHVDVSLLKGTSDELDTEAFKAWRPDYAHAEFILEDGKYITDREVEKMSKSKYNVVNPDDICEEYGADGLRLYEMFLGPLEQSKPWNTQGLSGVYGFLKKFWNLYFNGEVFEVSDEEPSKAEYKVLHTLIKKVVYDIENFSFNTSVSSFMIAVNELQKIKCNKRNILEPLAVIISPYAPHICEELWSLLGHDTSIEFERFPALNEDYLVEDEIEYPVSVNGKMKFKISLSAQLSAKEVEDLVISNEKMQQILEGKTPKKIIVVPHRIVNIVI; encoded by the coding sequence GTGTTTTACGATCATCAGCAGATAGAAAAAAAGTGGCAGAAATACTGGGAGGAAAATCAAACCTATAAAACCTCTAATAATACAGATAAACCCAAGTTTTATGTACTCGATATGTTTCCGTATCCATCCGGAGCAGGACTTCACGTAGGTCACCCGCTGGGATATATTGCCTCGGATATCTATGCGAGATATAAAAGACATCAGGGATTTAATGTTCTTCACCCGGTAGGATATGACAGCTTTGGACTTCCTGCTGAACAGTATGCTATTCAGACAGGACAGCATCCGGCTATTACTACAGAACAGAATATCAACAGATACGAAGAGCAGCTGAGAAAAATCGGTTTCTCATTCGACTGGAGCAGAGAAGTAAGAACTTCAGATGCTTCTTATTATAAATGGACACAATGGATTTTTATCCAGTTGTATCACTCATGGTATAATAAAAATACAGATAAGGCAGAAGCTATTGATTCTTTGATTAAGCATTTTGAAGAAAAAGGAACAGAAGGATTACATGCTAATCAGAATGACGAATTAAACTTCACAGCAGAAGAATGGAAAATTGCTTCTGATCTTGATAAAGAAGATATCCTGTTAAACTATCGTCTTGCTTACAGAGCTGAAACCACTGTAAACTGGTGTCCTGCATTAGGAACAGTATTGGCCAATGATGAAGTGAAAGACGGTAAATCTGAAAGAGGAGGATTCCCTGTTTTCCAAAAGAAAATGATGCAGTGGAGCATGAGAATCTCTGCATACTCTGAAAGATTATTACAAGGATTAAGTACATTAGACTGGCCGCAGCCGTTGAAAGATTCCCAGGAATACTGGATTGGGAAATCTCAGGGAGCACAGGTTCAGTTTCAGGTAGAAGGTTATGACGAAATTGTTGAAGTGTTTACAACAAGACCTGATACCATCTTTGGAGCTACTTTCATGGTATTGGCTCCGGAAAATCCTTTGGTAGAAACCATTACTACGGATGCTCAAAAAGTAGAAGTAGATACTTATATTGAAGAAACTTCCAAAAAAACAGAGAGAGACAGAATGTCTGACGTGAAAAACGTGAGCGGTGCTTTCACAGGAAGTTATGCAATCAACCCGTTCAGCAACGAAAAAATGCCGATCTATATTTCAGACTATGTATTGATGGGATATGGAACAGGTGCTGTGATGGCAGTTCCTGCACATGACGAACGTGATCATAGATTTGCAAAGAAATTCAACCTTGAAATCAAAAAAGTTGTAGAAACTGAAGAAGACGTTCAGGAAAAATCTTTTGATTCCAAAGACTCCGTTTGTGTAAACTCTGATTTCTTAAACGGATTGAATTATAATGAGGCAAAGTCAAAAATAATTTCAGAGATCGAAACGAAAGGAATCGGTCATGGAACTACAAATTACAGACAGCGTGATGCTATTTTCTCAAGACAACGTTATTGGGGAGAACCTGTTCCTATATATTATAAGGATGGGATGCCTTACACGTTGCCGACTTCTGCTTTACCATTGGAACTTCCTGAAGTTGAAAAATATTTACCTACAGAAGACGGAGATCCGCCATTAGGAAATGCTAAAGAATTTGCATGGGATGAAGCTAACCAGAAGGTAGTCGCTACAGAACTGGTGGATGATAAAACAATTTTCCCGTTAGAATTATCTACCATGCCAGGTTGGGCAGGAAGCTCATGGTATTTCCTGAGATATATGGATCCGCAAAATGACGGAGAATTCTGTGCAAAGAATCTTTCAGACTATTGGGGACAGGTAGACCTATATATAGGAGGAAGCGAACACGCAACCGGACATTTGTTATATTCCCGTTTCTGGAACATGTTCTTAAAAGACAGAGGATATATCAATCATGATGAGCCATTCCAGAAATTGATCAACCAGGGGATGATCTTAGGAATGAGTGCATTTGTATACAGAATTGATGGAACTAATCAATATGTATCTAAAAATTTAGCTAAAGATTACCAGACTCAGCAGATTCACGTAGACGTATCCTTATTAAAAGGTACCTCAGACGAATTGGATACTGAAGCTTTCAAAGCATGGAGACCGGATTATGCTCATGCAGAATTTATTCTTGAAGATGGAAAATACATCACAGACCGTGAAGTAGAAAAAATGTCCAAGTCAAAATATAACGTAGTAAATCCTGATGACATCTGTGAAGAGTACGGAGCGGATGGGTTAAGATTATATGAAATGTTCTTAGGACCATTGGAGCAATCCAAGCCTTGGAATACACAAGGGCTAAGCGGAGTGTATGGTTTCCTTAAAAAATTCTGGAACCTGTATTTCAACGGTGAAGTATTTGAAGTTTCAGACGAAGAACCTTCAAAAGCAGAATACAAAGTTTTACATACCTTAATAAAGAAGGTTGTATATGATATTGAAAATTTCTCTTTCAATACCTCTGTATCTTCATTTATGATTGCGGTGAACGAGCTTCAGAAAATAAAATGCAACAAGCGCAATATTTTAGAACCACTGGCCGTTATCATTTCTCCGTATGCTCCTCACATCTGTGAAGAACTATGGAGTTTATTAGGACACGATACATCGATAGAATTTGAAAGATTCCCGGCATTAAATGAAGATTATCTGGTTGAAGACGAAATTGAGTATCCGGTAAGCGTAAATGGTAAAATGAAGTTCAAAATTTCACTTTCAGCTCAATTATCTGCTAAGGAAGTGGAAGATTTGGTGATTTCGAACGAGAAAATGCAACAGATTTTGGAGGGTAAAACCCCTAAAAAAATCATTGTAGTCCCTCACCGTATTGTGAATATCGTAATTTAA
- a CDS encoding HTTM domain-containing protein, whose product MKKLNILYAKVENFFFRQDNKTEFLSFFRVAIGAVILLQFIAVLPDFDTLFSSSSIIPQDIMSVFTPDWLITFPKMVSFLQSYGIEESTTIVITKVSFITLCIFIITGFYSRISAFLLLILQIALLKGSSFFAYGADFFTSMSLFYLILFPADQHFSLRNFMFSRTAGDINIMPVKRLFQIHISMAYFFSGLDKALGFNWWNGESIWKAIHLPYSNRDLNIDFSWLTEHSYILSFIGWSTIVIEMCYPFFIWYKPTQKTWLFLTVSMHIGIALVLNLYYFSAIMIVWNITNFYFEQYAKKEVSSSKKKISVEYIPKQVSS is encoded by the coding sequence ATGAAAAAACTGAATATACTCTATGCGAAAGTTGAAAACTTCTTTTTCAGACAGGATAATAAAACGGAATTCTTAAGTTTCTTCCGGGTTGCCATAGGAGCTGTTATCCTTTTACAATTTATTGCAGTGCTGCCGGATTTTGATACATTATTTTCAAGCAGCAGTATCATTCCACAAGATATCATGAGTGTTTTCACTCCAGACTGGCTGATTACCTTCCCTAAAATGGTCAGCTTTTTACAAAGCTATGGTATTGAAGAAAGCACAACAATTGTGATCACCAAAGTATCGTTCATCACATTATGCATTTTTATCATCACCGGGTTTTATTCCAGAATATCTGCCTTCTTATTACTTATACTGCAGATAGCACTGCTGAAAGGAAGTTCCTTCTTTGCGTATGGTGCAGATTTTTTCACAAGCATGTCTTTATTTTACCTGATTCTTTTTCCTGCTGACCAGCATTTCTCGCTTAGGAATTTTATGTTCAGCAGAACAGCTGGAGATATCAACATTATGCCGGTTAAAAGATTATTTCAGATTCATATTTCTATGGCCTATTTTTTTTCAGGATTAGACAAAGCTTTAGGTTTCAACTGGTGGAATGGAGAGTCTATCTGGAAAGCTATTCATCTTCCCTACTCCAACAGGGATCTGAATATTGATTTCAGCTGGCTTACAGAACATTCTTATATTTTAAGCTTCATCGGATGGAGTACAATTGTCATTGAAATGTGCTATCCATTTTTCATCTGGTATAAACCAACACAAAAGACATGGCTTTTCCTTACAGTCTCCATGCATATAGGAATTGCACTTGTTCTCAATTTATATTATTTTTCAGCTATTATGATCGTCTGGAATATCACCAATTTTTATTTTGAACAGTATGCAAAAAAGGAAGTCTCTTCTTCAAAGAAAAAAATCTCTGTGGAGTATATTCCAAAACAGGTTAGCTCATAA
- a CDS encoding O-methyltransferase, which yields MSFFEEKNPEMDRYLEAHASSESEILKKLRRETYQKTTQPHMISGYQQGRLLTIISQMLQPKSILEIGTFTGYATLCLASGLAKDGKITTLDVNEDLAYLPRKYFESSEYAGQIDFKLQDAKEYLKETDEFFDLIFVDADKENYAEYFRLIKPHTKSGTVILFDNVLWYGKVLEENPKLKSTQSIQELNDLAAKDEDFENLILPLRDGVNFLRRK from the coding sequence ATGAGTTTTTTTGAAGAAAAGAATCCTGAAATGGACAGATATTTGGAAGCACACGCTTCTTCGGAATCCGAAATTCTGAAAAAGCTGAGAAGAGAGACTTATCAGAAAACAACACAGCCTCATATGATTTCCGGGTATCAGCAGGGAAGATTACTGACTATTATTTCCCAGATGCTGCAGCCGAAAAGTATTCTTGAAATAGGAACATTCACGGGATATGCTACCTTATGTCTGGCATCAGGATTAGCAAAAGACGGAAAAATTACTACGCTGGACGTCAACGAAGACCTTGCTTATCTTCCCAGAAAATATTTCGAATCTAGCGAATATGCCGGTCAGATTGATTTTAAACTTCAGGATGCCAAAGAATATTTAAAAGAAACAGATGAATTTTTTGATCTGATTTTTGTAGATGCCGATAAGGAAAACTACGCCGAATATTTCAGACTGATTAAACCCCATACAAAATCCGGAACCGTAATCCTTTTTGATAATGTGCTATGGTATGGAAAAGTTTTGGAGGAAAACCCAAAGCTGAAATCTACGCAGTCTATTCAGGAATTAAATGATTTAGCGGCAAAAGACGAAGATTTTGAAAATCTTATTTTACCTTTGCGTGATGGAGTTAATTTTCTTCGCAGAAAGTAA
- a CDS encoding cupin domain-containing protein: MIHSKDNSEHYTWGNQCDSWILKNTQSLSVKQEKMPAGTSEKLHFHKVAEQFFYILKGEAVFYINEEKFLIGQGESISIEAGSKHFISNESTEEIEFLVISNPPTDHDRIEIKE, encoded by the coding sequence ATGATACACTCTAAAGATAATTCAGAACATTACACCTGGGGAAACCAATGCGACAGCTGGATCCTTAAAAATACACAAAGCTTATCCGTAAAGCAGGAGAAGATGCCTGCAGGAACTTCAGAAAAATTGCATTTTCATAAAGTGGCAGAACAGTTTTTTTATATTCTGAAAGGAGAAGCGGTATTCTACATTAATGAAGAAAAATTCTTAATTGGTCAGGGAGAATCTATATCCATTGAAGCAGGATCAAAACATTTTATCTCCAATGAATCCACTGAAGAAATTGAGTTTTTAGTCATATCCAATCCTCCTACGGATCATGACAGAATTGAAATTAAAGAATAA